The Terriglobia bacterium sequence GCTACGGCATCCTGAACACGTACGACCGGGTCACGAACGGCGCTCAGACCGGCACGGCGACGCATTCCTGAAGCGATGGACACCCGCGGTGACGGAACGGTGACTTGGTACGCGGTGCACACACAGCCGCGGCGCGAGGCGCGACAGATCGTCCTTGACTTCTGAGAGCGCCACCTTTTTCATCGCCGTTCACCCACTTCTGACAACCAGGCATCGGCGTCGGTCTTGCTCACGATCGCAAGGATTTCGACGGTGCGCCCGGATACGTCATAGAACACCCTGACCTCATCAACCCGCAGCCGAAACTGCGGCTTCGAGACGCCCCGAAGGCGCTTAATC is a genomic window containing:
- a CDS encoding type II toxin-antitoxin system RelE/ParE family toxin; the protein is MRYEIELAPEAARDLKRLRSHVRVAVKEALEMHLRHEPTKTSKSRIKRLRGVSKPQFRLRVDEVRVFYDVSGRTVEILAIVSKTDADAWLSEVGERR